The Bacteroidota bacterium DNA segment TTATAGCAGGAAGTGTATTCTTACAACCATTGGCATCCGTCACAGTCACCGTACAGGTTCCGGGGCATAATCCAACTGCGGTGGAAGTGGTTTGTCCGTTGCACCATAAAAATGTATAAGGCATCGTTCCGCCCGATGTAGAAACAGTCGCAGTTCCGTTGCATAAAGTACAACTGGATGTGGTGGAAGAAATGGAAGAAGAAAGAATAAGCGGCTGAGTAATGGTAATGATTCCAATATCGGAACATCCTTTCGAATCTGTAACCGTAACGCTAAAAGTTCCGGCACATAAACCGGTGGCGGTGCTGGTGGTTTGTCCGCCCGTCCATAAATAAGTATACGGAGCGGTTCCGCCTGTCGGGCTTGAAGTGGCTGAACCGTTGCACTGCCCCGAACAAAGAACATTATTTACCACCGAAGCATTTGCCGCAAGAGCCGGAGGGTCGGTAAGTGTTATAGTTTGTGTGTTAGTGCAGCCCTTACTATCTGTAACAATCAACGTATAAGTTCCCGCGCATTGACCGGCAATGCTGGAAGTAGTTTGCCCGCCCGGATTCCAATTAAAAGTATATGCGGGAGTGCCTCCGCCCACCACTGCTGAAATGGAGCCACTGCAATCACCGTTGCATTTAGGATTAGAAGAAGTAATGGTAACTGTCAGGGTAGTTGGCTGCAGAAATGTAACCGAAGCGGAAGCCATACATCCGTTTGCGTCTGTGACCTGCAATGTATACACCCCGGCACACAGCCCGGTGATGGATGGAGTGGTTGCAGTTGTTGACCATAAATAAGTATAGGGCGCAGTTCCTCCGCTTACAGATGACACTGCGGTTCCGTTGCAATCGCCATTGCAGTTTAACGGATTAGGCGTAGCGGAAGAAATGGAAGCAGTAAATGCGCTGGGTTGAGTAACGGCAATAGTTGCAGATGCAGGGCATCCGTTTGCATCGGTTAGTGTGAGCGTATAAGTCCCTGCGCATAAGCCCGAGCAGGAAGAAGAAGTGCATCCGCCCGGCATCCATGAATATGTATAAGGAGATGTTCCTCCCGTTGGAGAAGAAGAAACACTTCCATTGCATTGACCAAAACATAAAACGCCCGTGCTCGAAAGATTCGGTACAAGTGCAGCAGGAGAATTAACCGTTATGGAAGAAGCGGCAGTGCATCCTTTCGAATCAGTAACCGTTATCGAATACGTTCCGGCACATAATCCCGTACAAGTTGAAGCAGTGCATCCGTTCGACCATGAATATGTATAGGCAGGAGTTCCACCCGATGCAGTAGCCGTAACGCTTCCATTGCAGAGACCATTGCACGTTACATCAGTTTCAGTGGGAGTAACTGTGAGTTGTGTGGGTTGTGTAATGGTAATCGTTCCTGTTTTTGTGCAGCCGTTGTTATCCGTAACTGTTACGGTGTAACTTCCCGCGCAAAGCCCGGTGCAGGAAGATGCTGTGCATCCGCTCGTCCATGAATAAGTATAAGGCGCTATTCCACCCGAAGCATTTGCATTCGCTGTTCCGGTGCATAACCCAAAGCAGTTAACATTTGTTCCGGTTGGTGAAACAGAAAGTGCCGTTGGTTGAGTAATCGCTACGGTTGCAGTTTTTGTACAGCCGTTTGCATCGGTTAACGTTAACGTATAATTATTGGCGCATAACCCGGTGCAGGCAGAAGTAGTGCATCCTCCGGGCGACCAGGAATACGTGTAGGGAGGCACTCCTCCTGATACAGTTGCCGTTACAGAACCCGTGCATACTGCGTTGCACAAAAGATTTGTTCCGCTTACTGTTATGGTAAGTGCAGGCGGTTGAGTGATGGCAGCAACATAAGAGGTAACACACGTATGGCTGTCGGTAATGGTGCAGGTATAATTTCCCGCACAAAGATTAGAAATGGCAGAAGTAGTTGAGCCGCCCGGCATCCATGAATAAGTATAAGGCGAAGTTCCTCCGGAAGGATTCACAGAAGCGGTGCCGTTGCATTGACCAAAACAAGTAATAGGAGTGGAAGAGCCATTCGGATTCAAAGGAAAAGGTTGCGTTAGCGTAACTGTTTTCACTTTTGTGCATAGGTTTGCATCCGTTACTGTTACCGAATAAGTTCCGTTGCATAATCCTGTTGCTTGGGCAGTTGTCTGGGCAAAAGGGTCACTCCATAAATAGGTATAAGGCGGAGTTCCTCCAGTAGGGCTTGCTGTAGCAGAACCATCACAGAAACTAAAGCAGGAAGGATTTTGTGCAGGAGGATTTATGCTAACAAATAATGCCTGCGGTTCACAAAGGTCAATAGAGATGATGCAGGAACTTATTCCGGTGTTGTCCCAAACTTCCACACTTTTGGTTCCAGCACAAAATCCTGTTGCAGTGGGAGTGGTTTGATTAGAAGGTGTCCACTGATATGTATAAGGAAGAACACCTCCGCTTACAGAAACAGTTGCCGTTCCGCTGCAATCGCCATTGCATTTTAGATTAGTTCCTGTGATAATAAGCGTTAAAGTATTAACGCCAATGGTGCAGATAAGTGTATCGGGAGTTGCAGTGGGTGGACAAGATACGCTTGAGATAGTAGGAAGAGAAGCAAAATGTTTTGCCGTATCGCTCGCTGCTGCGGACGGCCAATGAAAATTACTGGCGGAACTAACAGAAACAATGCAGGAAAAAAGGATGTAAAAAAATATTCTCAAACTAATATAGGTTTTGTAAATATGACTATTACGATAATAAAACAAATATGTTACAAAATTAACAGAAAGAGTTTTCCTAAATGAGATTTTTTAAACTATTTATTGTTGGAAATCAATAAGCAAAAAATAAATCTTTATTTTATCTCTATTTCTTTGGGAGCGCTCTTCTTGTCATCTTTGGGTTTTTTCTCACGAACTTTTTTTGTTTTTGTTTTCAGAATAAGATTTTTCAATTTCTTTTTGTTTCTTTTTTTGATTTCCCTGTCTGTTCTCCGCAACTGCTTCTTATATGCTTTCTTTTGTTTTTTCCCGAGCGAAGCATAATCTTTGGCAATGGCGGTTGGCGATTGATGCTGGTTCACATCATCCTTGTAAAAATTTTCCTGCGCATATTCACTCTTTTTTCTTTTCAGAAAGCAGGATGAAAAAACAAAAAGCAAAACAAGCAGAAAAAAATATTTTGCCGTTGAACTCATAAAACAGTAAACGAAAAAGATGCTTGAATATTTTGGATAACGAAGTAACGAATTTTTATAACGAATATTACGAATTATATTTTTCGTATTGATTCGTAAAATTCCTTCGTTACCAGATTTACCAGCCAAGAATGTAAGCGAACATCAGCGGAGCCACAATGCTTGCATCCGATTCAATCACGAAGCGCGGAGTATCGGTGTGGAGTTTTCCCCAGGTAATTTTTTCATTCGGCACAGCGCCTGAGTAAGAGCCGTAACTTGTAGTGGAATCCGAAATCTGGCAGAAGTAAGACCAGAACGGAGTATCCTTTAATTTCATATCCTGGATTAGCATAGGCACAACGCAAATTGGAAAATCGCCTGCAATTCCTCCGCCAATCTGGTAAAAGCCCACTCCCCTGCCCTTGCAATTTTTCTGATACCATTTCGCGAGCATCATCATGTATTCAATTCCAGAGCGAATAGTGGTTGGTTTTAGTTCTCCGTTCAAACAATAAGAAGCAAAAACATTTCCAAGCGTGGAATCTTCCCAGCCGGGACAAATAATCGGAAGATTTTTTTCCGCAGCGGCAAGCAGCCACGAATCTTTCGCGTCAATCTGATAATATTGTTCGAGTTCTCCGCTGAGTAAAAGTTTGTAAAAAAATTCGTGCGGCAAATATCTTTCTCCGCTTTTGTCAGCGTCTTTCCAGAGTTTGATGATATGGCGTTCAAT contains these protein-coding regions:
- a CDS encoding deoxyhypusine synthase family protein, whose protein sequence is MRTTTNSSLETLLAKPSKTKNSISIFIEKHYRHFNAATVVDASKAYKEHIEGGGKMMITLAGAMSTAELGVSLAEMIRNGKVQIISCTGANLEEDVFNLVAHDHYKRIPGYRDLSPKDEWKLFENGFNRVTDTCIPEEEAMRRIERHIIKLWKDADKSGERYLPHEFFYKLLLSGELEQYYQIDAKDSWLLAAAEKNLPIICPGWEDSTLGNVFASYCLNGELKPTTIRSGIEYMMMLAKWYQKNCKGRGVGFYQIGGGIAGDFPICVVPMLIQDMKLKDTPFWSYFCQISDSTTSYGSYSGAVPNEKITWGKLHTDTPRFVIESDASIVAPLMFAYILGW